DNA from Desulfuromonas sp. AOP6:
GTTTCGTTCCTGGAAATCCATCCCGGCGCCGGGCGGATGCTCCGAGTGCCACACTACCGAGATATCGGCGGACTGGCAGGTGGCCTATAAGCCGGTCATGCTTAGTGACGAGACGGATCGCTTTTCATGGCAGAGGCCCGAATCGGTTGAGCGTCCTGATGAATCTCCCCTTGACCAGAAGAAGATCACAGAACAGCGCTGTTTCCGTTGTCACAAGGGACCCAACAAGGCGCATACGGAATATAAGGGACGCTATCACCACTGAGGACGAGACCCCTTGATCTTCAAGGACTCCCGCTGCTGAGGCGGGAGTCCTTTTCTCGTGGGAGTAATCCCATTTTTGTGTGGAGGGCTGATGTTTCGCCGAACGAAGATTGTCGCCACAGTAGGGCCTTCCTGTGATACGGAAGAAGGTCTTTTGGCTTTAATGGAAGCAGGCGCCGATGTGTTTCGCCTGAATTTTTCCCATGGCGGGCACGCTGAGAAAACCGCCATAATCAAAAGAATCCGTAAGCTCTCCAAGCGGCGGCAGCGGGCCGTGGCTATCCTGGGAGATCTGCAGGGGCCTAAAATTCGAACCGGGATGCTCCAGGGCGGCACCATGGAGCTGGTAGCCGGCAGCGAGGTCGTGCTGACCACGCGAAGCGTCGAGGGGGGCGGCGGCGTTATCCCAACCGAATACCAGGACCTGCCCGGGGATGTGGCAGTCGGTGACCGGATTCTTCTTGACGACGGACTGCTTGAGCTGGCCGTCCTGCAAAAAGATGAAACAGATGTATGCTGCCGTGTGGTGGTGGGCGGCACCCTCACGAACCGCAAGGGCATCAATCTGCCGGGGGTGGCTGTTTCGACGCCGGCTCTGACGGAGAAAGACAAGGAGGACCTGGCCTTTTGCATTCGTGAAGGAGTCGATTACCTGGCTCTCTCCTTTGTGCGCAAAGCCAGCGATGTTCGGGAACTCAAAGATCTGCTGTACCGGGACAAGGTCGCGTTGCCGATTATCGCCAAGATTGAGAAACCCGAGGCCGTCGCCGATTTTGACGCCATTCTGGAGGCGTCCGACGGCATCATGGTCGCCCGGGGGGATCTAGGCGTGGAGATGAGTCCGGAAAAAGTGCCCCTCATCCAGAAGCAGATCATCCGCAAGTGCAATAAGGCGGGTAAGCCGGTTATCACGGCAACTCAGATGCTGGAGAGCATGGTTAATAATCCACGCCCGACCCGGGCGGAGACATCCGATGTGGCCAACGCCATTCTGGATGGCACGGACGCCGTCATGCTCTCGGCGGAGACGGCCTCCGGCCGTTATCCCGTTGCGGCGGTCGCGTTGATGGTGCGGGTCGCCAAGGATGTGGAGGGCGATCCGGAACTGAAGGATCAGGTCTTCCATCCGCTGGATGAGATTCTCGGTTACCGCCGCCTGCCGGAAGCCATCGGCCAGGCCGCTGTTCGCGTAGCCGAGACCATCGGGGCCGGGGCGATTCTTGCCTTCACGCAGACGGGGAGCACAGCCGCCCTCGTGGCCAAATACCGGCCCAATCTGCCCATTTACGCGGTGACACCCTCGCCCAAGGTGCGCCGACGCCTGGCGCTCTATGCTGGCGTGCGTTCCATTCGGGTCGACATCGAAGGGGATACGGAAGCCCAGATCCGCTCAGTGGAGCAGGCCGTGCTGACCTCGGGTGTCATGCAGGTTGGCGATGTCGTGGTTATCACCATGGGCAGCCCGGTGTCCGCACCGGGGACGACCAATCTCCTCAAGGTTCACCGGTTGGGAACGGGTCACTTTTATGAGGTTCATTAACCGGCGCTTGCCCAGCCTTTTACTTCATGTGATGACGGGAAAGTTTTCATGAAAAAGAAAGCCGTGGTTCTCTACAGCGGGGGACTGGATTCCACCACCTGCATGGCCATTGCGCAAGCGGAAGGCTTTGTCCCTTACGCCATGAGCTTTGCCTACGGTCAGCGACACAGCGTCGAGGTAAGCAAAGCCATGGAATATGCCAAGGAGATTGGCGCCAAAGACCATCATCTGGTCGAATTCGATTTGCGTCGTATCGGTGGCAGCGCCCTTACTTCCGACCTGGAGGTGCCCAAGGAAGGGGTGGAGGAGGGGAATATCCCCGTTACCTATGTACCGGCGCGCAATACCATCTTTCTCTCTTTCGCCCTGGGCTGGGCGGAAGTTCTCGGCGCCTTCGATATTTATATCGGTGTCAATGCCCTGGACTATTCCGGATATCCTGACTGCCGGCCGGAATATATCGCCGCTTTTGAAACCCTGGCCAATCTGGCTACCCGGGAAGGGGTGGAAGGCCGCGGACGCTACCGGATCCATACCCCGCTGATGACCTTGACCAAAGGGGAAATCATTCGACGCGGTCTGCAGCTTGGGGTTAACTATGCGCTGACCCACTCCTGTTATGATCCTTCGCCAGAAGGGCTTTCCTGTGGGATCTGCGACTCCTGCCGGTTGCGCCTGAAAGGGTTTGCCGAGGTCGGGGTGGCCGATCCCATCCCTTATGCCGGACGGACGGACAAGCGTTGAATCAGCCAGAAGCAAAAGCACGGATAACAGACAAGGAACCATAAAGAACAATGACTGATAGGCTGAAAAGCGACGATCTCTCTAATACTCCGGCCATGCCCGATATGCAGAAGGCACGGGATACCCGTAATATCCCCATCGACAAGGTCGGGGTGAAAGATATCCGCTACCCCATCGTAGTGCTGGACAAAAGCCGCGAAAGCCAGCACACCGTGGCGCGCATCAACATGTATGTCGACTTGCCGCATCACTTCAAGGGAACCCACATGAGCCGTTTCGTGGAGATTCTCAACCAGTATCGCGGCGAGATCAGCATCGAGAGCCTCGACACCATCCTGCAGGACATGAAGGATCGCCTCGATGCTTCCTGCGCCCATATGGAACTGGAATTTCCCTATTTCATCGAAAAGGAGGCACCGGCCTCCGGCGCCAAGGGGTTGATGGAATATCAGTGCCAGATGATCGGCACCCTCGGCCAGGAGGCCGACTTTATTCTCGGCGCCACCGTGCCGGTGACCTCCCTGTGTCCCTGCTCCCGTGAGATCAGCGCTCGCGGAGCCCACAACCAGCGCAGCGCTATCCATGTGCAGATCCGCTACCGGGGACATGTCTGGCTGGAAGACCTCATCGCCTGGGTGGAGGCCTGTGGCAGTGCGCCCGTCTACGCTCTGCTCAAGCGCGAAGACGAAAAGGCAGTCACCGAGCAGGCTTATGACAATCCCATGTTTGTGGAAGACATCGTGCGGGCGGTCACACAAAAACTCAAGGGGGTTGAGGAAATCCTCTGGTTTCGGGTTGAGTGCGAAAACTTTGAGTCAATCCACAACCATTCTGCCTATGCCCTGGTCGAGTGGGCGCGCTGAAAGCCCAACCTGTGGATAAGGTTGTGGAAAATGTGAATAAGGGGGGTTTCTCCGGTGGGGAATTCCCCCTAGACCCTTTGAGGCATCATCTGGGAATATTGGCAAAGGAGCCGGTTCCCGGTCGGGTAAAGACGCGGCTGAGCCCGCCTCTGACATCGGCTGAGGCCGCTCAGCTCTATGAGGTCTGCCTGCGGGAGACCGTGCAACGCCTGCGCGAAACGGGTGTGAGCCTTACCCTTTTTTATGCCGGTTCAGAAGCCTATTTCCGCCGTACTTTCCCTGATATACCCCTGCAGCCCCAAGAAGGAAACGACCTAGGCGAGCGCCTGGAGAGAGCTCTGTGCTTCCTGTTCCGTCAGGGGGCGGCCGGCGCCGCCCTGGTCGGCTCGGACAGCCCCGATATCCCTTTGCACCTGGTGAAGGAGGCCTTTCAGTTTCTGGCGGAAGAGACAGCTCTCACAATTCCTGCCCTGGATGGCGGCTATGTTCTCGTGGGTGAGCGCGATCACCATCCTCAGCTCTTTCGCGATATTCCCTGGAGTACGGCCCACGTCCTCGCGGAAACGAGGCGCCGGGTCGCTGAGCTGAACCTGAGCTATCGGGAACTGACCCCGTGGGATGATGTCGATGACCTTCCCTCGCTGGGGCGACTGCTCGAGCGTTCCCCCGCGAGCGAGACGGCCTGTTTCGTGCGGGCTCATCTGACGAAATACCTGAGTTTAATTGAAGGGTTAAAAAGGCAAAGGGGTTGATTTTGCGGGTTTTTCCAGCCGATAGACGTTGACAGGTGCAGAAGGATGGCCGATAATTCAGCCCTTGTACGGACGCGCACTACCTAAAAGGAGGCCTTATTTTGGATCTCATCCTGAACGCCGGACCGGTCGTCAAACTGGTCATGTTGATACTGGCCTATTTTTCCATCGTCAGCTGGGCCATCATTTTTTTCAAGTTTCGTGAAATCCACCGAGCCACCAAAGATTCCTCCGGTTTTCTCGATTTTTTCTGGAGCAAGAAACGTCTGGACGTCATCGGCCAGGGACTCAAGGATTTCCGCCACTCCCCCCTGACAGTCCTCTTCCGCGAAGCCTATCAGGAGCTGCTCAAGGATCAGCGCCGCCGGGATCCCGACGAAGAGCCGGCCTTCTCCGCTGATCTGGGCCGCGCGGAAAGCGTGGCTCGCGCCCTGCGTCGGGCCACCACCCAGGAGACGCAGCGCCTGGAAAAGTTCCTCACCTTTCTGGCCACCACCGGTTCGACGGCCCCCTTTATCGGCCTGTTCGGTACCGTCTGGGGCATCATGGATTCCTTCCGTGGCATCGGCCAGACCGGCAGCGCTTCACTGGCCGTCGTCGCGCCGGGTATATCCGAAGCCCTCGTGGCCACGGCCATCGGCTTGGTGGCGGCCATTCCCGCCGTCGTGGGCTACAACCATTTTGTCAACAAGGTCAATGTGCTCACGGGCGAGATGGATAATTTCAGTCAGGAATTCCTCAATATCGTCGAGCGCATGGGACGGAGAGGCTGAAGATGGAAGTCGGTCGGCGTGACGGCAACAGCCGCAGAGCCCTGTCCCAGATCAACGTCACCCCCTTTGTCGATGTCATGCTGGTGCTGCTCATCATCTTCATGGTGACGGCGCCGATGATGGATCAGGGTGTTGAGGTCAACCTGCCGGAGGTCGCCGAGGCTCCGACCCTGGAGGCGGCCAACGAGCCGCTCATCCTCACCGTTGACAAGCAGGGCACCATTTCCATCGGGCGTTCCCGGGTCGACAATGCGGACAAGCTCGTCCCCGTCCTGGAGCAAATTCTCAGCACGCGTAAAGAGAAGGAAGTTTTTTTGCAGGCGGATCGGGATGTCCCCTACGGCAAGGTCGTGCAGGTCATGGCGGCCGTGCGCAAGGCCGGTGTCAGCAAGATGGGGATGGTGTCGCAGCCCCCGGAGCCCTGAGGTAATCTTTCGGACGTGGGCACAGATAACCTGATATGAAGACAGTCAAACAGACAGCTCCGAGCGCGCCTCGATCCACCCCTGCTTCCGGTCTGGGACGCATGCTGGTCCTTTCACTGGCGGCCCACCTGGCGGTGATCCTGTCGTTTACCGTCGGCCTCATTCCCCTGCGGCAGACGCCGCCACGGGAAGTCTATCACGTCGACCTGGTGAACCTGCCGGTGAAAGACCCGCAAGCCGGCCGGCCCGACGCCCGTCCGACGGAAACCAAAAAACCGGAGCCGCCCCAGCCGGCCCTACCCAAGCCGGTGCCACCCGCCCCCAAGGTCGAAGCGAAACCTGCGCCTAAACCCGCTCCTAAGCCGGCCCAGAAACCGGCAGTTCCTGTCAAGCCGAAGGCAAAGCCAGCCGAGAAAAAGACCGCCGCCCCGGCGGCGCAGTCGGATCCCCTGAAGGCTATCGAGGAGATGCGGAAGCGGCAGGAGCTGGACAAAGCTATAGAAGATTTAAAGCAGAAGGCAGACCGCCTGAGTCAGAGCGACACCCGCAACTCGGTGGCCAGCCAGGCGCCGGTGGGAATGCCGACGGGTAAAGGGACTGAGGCGGGTCCCGATCACCAAGCATGGATAAGCAAACATGTTAAGGCTGGTTGGACTCTAAGTAGGCACCAGGTAAGCCGTCTTGATCTCGTGGCCGTGGTGCGTTTGCAGTTCGATGCCCGTGGTAATCTGCGTCATTTTGAGTTTGAGGAAAAAACAATGGACGCCCCTTTTAACAATTCGATCGAGCAGGCCATTCGACAACTCCCCAAGCTACCGAATACTTCTGGGCCGCTCACCTTGACCGTGATATTTAACCTTGAAGATCTAATGGAGTAGTCCATATGATGCGTACCTGTTGGCTGTTGCTGGTGCTGTTGCTGGTCTGCAGTCTGCCCGCTCCTGCTGCCCAGATTGTCATAAGTGGTCCGGGCAAGCAGGCCATTCCCCTGGCGGTGACCGAATTTCTGCCCTTGTCGGGCCAGAGCGCCCGCCCGGAGGTGGCCCGCGAGCTGGACGAGCTGCTGCGAGGCGATTTTGACTTTTCCGGCCTTTTTGCCCTGCTGCCGCGGGAATCCTACCTCAGCGATGCTTCCCGGCTGACCCTGAACAGCGCCGAAGTGAACTTTGAGCAATGGCGCCTGCTCGGCACCCAGTCCCTCGTCAAAGGCGGTTATGCCGTGCGGGGGGACGAGCTGATCATCGAGGCCAGGCTGTTCGATGTAGGCAGTCGGCGCATGCTGACCGGGCGCCGCTACCAGGGCAAGCTGGCCGACCTGCGCCGTATGGGCCATACCTTTGCCGACCAGGTGCTCAAGGCTCTCACGGGAGAAGAGGGACCATTCAACACCCGTATCGCTTTTGTCGGCGCTCACAGCGGTCACAAAGAACTGTATCTGATGGACGTGGACGGCCGCAACGTCAAGCGCATCACGGACCATCGCTCCATCGTCCTCAATCCCGATTTTTCCCCCGTCGGCAAAGAGATCCTCTTCACCTCCTACAAAGGGGGCAATCCCGATCTCTATCGAAAGGAAATCTACTCCGGCCGCGAGGCGCGTTTCTCCTACCGGCGCGGGCTCAATATTGCCGGCCGCTATCGGGCCGACGGCAAAGAGGTCGCTGCGACCCTGTCGCGGGACGGCAATGCCGAGATTTACCTTATCGGCATGGACAGTGCCATTCACAAACGGTTGACGAACAGCTGGGGAATCGATGTCGATCCCACCTGGAGTCCTCGCGGCGACGAGATCGCCTTCGTTTCCGATCGCTTGGGCAATCCGCATATCTTCATTGTCGATGTCATCAAGGGCGAGGTCCGACGGTTGACGCGGGAAGGGAAATACAATGCCACCCCGGCCTGGAGTCCCAAAGGAGATCGCCTCGTCTTCAGCCGACTGGAAGGGGGAGTCTTTGATATCTACACCATCCGTCCCGATGGCAGCGACGAGCGCCGACTGACCTTCGGACCCGGCAGCAAGGAACATCCCCGCTGGAGTCCCGATGGTCGATTTATCGTCTATTCCTCCGACCCAAAGGGTGACAAAGCCATTTACATCATGCGGGCTGACGGCAGCGGCTCCCGCCAGATATCGCCGGCAGGGGGAGAAAGCCGACATCCGGCCTGGTCCTCCACCTGGTAATCACATTGCTTTTCCCCACGGCTACGTATATGATTTCCATGTTTTTTGCATAGAGTCAGAAACATTCGAAGTTCACTATAATGCCGTATTTCTGAAAGGAGTCTAGGATCATGAACGTACGTCAGTTTGGAAAAGGGATTTTTCTGGGGGTCTTGGTAGCGCTGCTGGCGACCGGCTGCGCCAAAAAGCCGGCTCCGGGTGACTCTTTGGAGTCCGATCAGGCCGGCTTCACTCAAGAGACCGTTCCGTCCGATGGCGGCGGCTTCCAGGAACAGTCCTTCGACGAACAGACCTTTACTGAAGCGCCCGGGTTGGTCGACGCCGACGTGATCACCGGGCTTGAGCGAGTCTTCTTCGAATTCGACCAATACACGCTGACCGAGCAGTCCCGGGAAGTGCTGGCCAACAACGCCCAGTACCTGAAAAACAACCCAGGTGTCAAAGTGGTCATTGAGGGGCACTGCGACGAGCGCGGCTCCGACGAGTACAACCTGGCTTTGGGTGAGCGCCGGGCGGCCGCGGCCAAAAACTATGTCGTTTCTCTTGGCGTGGCAGAAGATCGCATGACGATCATCTCCTACGGCGAGGAAATTCCTCTCGATCCCCGCACCTCGGAAGAGGCCTGGGCCAAGAACCGGCGGGCGGAATTCAAGGCCGTTCGCTGATTGTTGCAGAGAAGGGGCTGTGCCGAAGAGGCACAGCCCCCGTTATGCCTGAAGGAGAGAAATAGTGAAAGGGTGGAAAGTAATCGTGCTGTTAGGGATGCTGGCGGTCATGACGGCTGGCTGCATACCGACCCAGCGAGACCTGCGCATGGAACGGGATCTTGAGGAGATGAAGCGCCGGCTGGCCTCCTTTGAACGCAATGCGGCCCTGCAGCGTCAGGCGGCGCCGGGTGAAAGACGTCTGGACGATGTTGGCCGTCAGGTCGCGGATCTCCAGGCGGCGCTGGACACCTTGCGCGTGGATGTGCAGGCCGTCAGTGGCCGGATGGAAGACCTCAGCCGCCAGCGGGAGGAAAGCCGTCAGGAAATGGCCCTGATCCGCGATGATCTGAGCCTGAAGGTCTCTTCGCTCGAAGACAGGATGGCTGGCCTGACAGCAGGAGCGATCCCTCCGGCTGGCAGTACCATGTCAGCCTCGTCTCCCGAGTTCCTCTACGAAGAAGGTTTGGCGTTGATCCGCCAGCAGGGCAACTTTGTCGAAGGACGCAAAAGGATGAGCGATTTCGTGCAGAACCATGCCGCGCATCCCCTCGCCGTCAACGCCATGTACTGGATTGGGGAGGCCTACTATGGTGAGAAGAAGTACGAAAACGCCATTCTGCAGTTTCAGGATGTGATCCAGAAATATCCGGACAATCCGAAGGCAGCGGCGGCCATGTTGAAGCAGGGCCTGGCCTTTCACGCTCTTGGAGACGTCAAGAATGCCAAGGTCATCATGCAGAAGGTGATGGAGACCTACCCCAAGTCGGTAGAAGCCGAAAAAGCCCGCGAACGCCTGGCCGTCTGGTAGTCAGGCGCGCATCATCTCGACAGATCATGACAGAAAAGGCGGCCTTTGGCCGCCTTTTCTGTGTTAAGAGCAAGATTGCAGAATGCGCTATTTGACAATCAGCCAGGAACCGTCCGGCTGCCGGCAGGCGGTGCCGTAGGCCAGCTGCTGCTGCCCGCCGATAATGACCGTTTGCTGGTATTCCCGGCAGTACTGGTTTTCGGCGGCCTGATAGGTGCGTACGGGGGTGAAGGTGCCCGAGTTGCCGCTGTCGGGGTTGACCCAGTTGGTTGTCTGGTTGGTCCGGGTGTATTCCAGGGCGTACTGGGCATTCTGCTCCATGGCCAGGCGATCGGCACGGTCGAGGGAACGTCCGATCTCCTGCCCGAGCAGAGCGCCGGCCAAAGTCCCGACCGCAACGGCCACCAGACGGCCTCGTCCCGAACCAACCTGCGCGCCAAGCAGGGCGCCGCCAGTGGCGCCCAGGAGCGTACCGGTTTCTTCTTTGGGGCCGGCTGTCGGCGCACAACTGGTCAGCAGCATGGTGAGCAGGGTCAGCAGGGCTAATGCTTTTTTCATCGCAGTGTTCCCCCAAAAAGATGTATTTGGTCATCCCCGTCATAAAATAGGTAAATTCGAGTATAGCGGTGCTCCGCGAACTGTCAAGGCGAGGACCTGGAAAGCATTTGATCGCTTTTAATCAGAAGGAAGATTGCCCCTTTGGAGGAAGGTGGTAGACTAATGGTGTAAGATGAATATTCAAGCCGGGGAGGTAGAGCATGAATAAATCGGAAAGCGCCTGTTTAACTTTTGATGGGGCCTGCGACGCGGCCATTGACTTGGAAGGACGCATATATCAGCATTTCCTGCAGGCAATTCGCCTGGTCAGGGATGAGGCGGCCGTAGCCATTCTCCGAGACGCGGCGATCGACCGCCTGCAGATTAAACACAAGTTGGAAGAGGCGGCGCTCAAGGGGGAAATCGACCAGCAGTCCGTTCAGGGGCGCGTGCCGACCATGGAACTGCTGCTGAACTGTTGCGATCCCAGTCAGATTGATGCCAAGGCGGACAATCGCCAGGCGCTGGCCTTCGCCATCCAGTTGTCCAAGGACGCCCTCAAATTCTACCGCACCATGGCGTCCGAGTGCAGTGGCGCTCCCATGGCTGAGCTTTTCACTGTTCTTGGCGACGATCAGACGCGTACGCTGCAGCAGCTCGAGTACACCTATGAGGAGCACTTCCTGCCTGAGAATTGAGGCGGTAGCCATCCCTCCATACTGACCCGCAAAGCGTTAATCAGGAAGGAGATGCGTGTCATGTCCGATGAAAACAGGAGAGCCCCGATAAGGTCAGGGCGGATGGCTTTTTACCTGTTCCTTGCTGCCATGGCCCTGGGGCTCGCCCTATATGTTCTGGCCAGGGAGCCGGACCCCGGTTTCCCAATCAATATGATTCATCTGCTGTTCAGGGACTGAGTTTCAGTCCAAGTCTTTCCTGAGTCTGGCATCCTTCGACGGGACGGTTTCCTTTTTCCGTTTTATGGGATAAAAAAGGGGGACATTCCGGCCTCGCTGACTGGCCGGCACCTTTTTCCCCTTTTTATTGCCGGACACGAGACAACCATGGAACATCCCACCGCCACTGACCAGCAACGCCGGCGCCTGGTGCCGCTGCTGTGCTTTATCGTTTTCTTCTCCGTTCTGAACGGCACCATGTTCAATGTGGCGGTTCCCGACATCGCCGCCGAGTTCAATCTCTCCCCCGGCGAGGTCAGCTGGGTGATCACTATCTATATCGTCGCCTTCGCCCTGGCGGCGGTCACCTATGGAAAGCTGGCCGATCTTTTCCCCGTACGCAACCTCATTACCATCGGCCTCCTTTTTTTCAACGTCGGCGCCCTGTTGGGCTACGTCGCCGACTGGTATCCCCTGTTGATCGGCGCCCGCTTAATTCAGGCGGTCGGCGGCGGCTCCATCCCGGCCATGGGCATGCTGGTGGCGACGCGCTACTTTCCTCCGGACATGCGGGGGCGGGTGCTGGGGGCCGTTGCCTCCACCGTCGCCTTTGCCTCGGGCGTGGGCCCGCTGGTTGGCGGCCTGCTGGCCGGGAGTTTTGACTGGCGCACCCTTTTCCTCCTCTCGCTTATGACCCTGGCGGCCATCCCCCTGTTTCGACGTTTTCTGCCGGCCGAAGCAGGGTCTCGCGGGGAGCTCGACTGCCTCGGCGCCGGCTACCTGGCTGCGGCCGTGGTCCTGCTGCTGCTCTTTGTGGCCCAGGGGGAAGCCTGGGCGTTGCCCTTGGGGGCGCTGGCCCTGCTGATCTTTGTCCGCCACATCCGCCGCCATCCGGCGCCCTTTGTTCCGGTCTCTCTTTTTGCCAATTCCCGCTACAGCCTGGGTTTGTTGACTGTCTTTCTGGCCGTGGGGACGGTCTTCGGCATGTTTTTTCTCATCCCCCTGCTTCTTCGGCAGATTCATCAGCTCGACACCCTCCAGATCGGCCTGTCCCTGTTCCCCGGCGCCATGGCGGCCGCCATCCTGGGCAACATCGGCGGTCGGCTGGCGGATCGGATCGGCAGCTCGGTGGTAGTGCGCAGCGGTCTGGTTCTGCTCAGTATCGGGTTTCTGTGGTTGGCCTCCATAGCCGGCCACTCGGCCTGGGCTGTCGCCCTCGTGCTGATGGTCTGTTATGTCGGTTTTTCGCTGATTCACGCGGCCTTGGCCAAGACCATATCCCTGACTCTCCCGCACGCGCAGGCCGGCATCGGCATGGGCTTCTACAATCTCGTCTTCTTTACCGCCGGCGCTTTCGGTGCCGCCGTGGCCGCGCGGCTGCTGGAAATGGCTCCCGGCGTCGGTGCGCAAGCGTTGTCGGCGACTCCTTATCGGCTGGTCTTTCTGCTGTCGGCAGGTACCGATTTGCT
Protein-coding regions in this window:
- a CDS encoding cytochrome C: MKIKRHLLLLLLVALIASGCNMFRSWKSIPAPGGCSECHTTEISADWQVAYKPVMLSDETDRFSWQRPESVERPDESPLDQKKITEQRCFRCHKGPNKAHTEYKGRYHH
- the pyk gene encoding pyruvate kinase, translating into MFRRTKIVATVGPSCDTEEGLLALMEAGADVFRLNFSHGGHAEKTAIIKRIRKLSKRRQRAVAILGDLQGPKIRTGMLQGGTMELVAGSEVVLTTRSVEGGGGVIPTEYQDLPGDVAVGDRILLDDGLLELAVLQKDETDVCCRVVVGGTLTNRKGINLPGVAVSTPALTEKDKEDLAFCIREGVDYLALSFVRKASDVRELKDLLYRDKVALPIIAKIEKPEAVADFDAILEASDGIMVARGDLGVEMSPEKVPLIQKQIIRKCNKAGKPVITATQMLESMVNNPRPTRAETSDVANAILDGTDAVMLSAETASGRYPVAAVALMVRVAKDVEGDPELKDQVFHPLDEILGYRRLPEAIGQAAVRVAETIGAGAILAFTQTGSTAALVAKYRPNLPIYAVTPSPKVRRRLALYAGVRSIRVDIEGDTEAQIRSVEQAVLTSGVMQVGDVVVITMGSPVSAPGTTNLLKVHRLGTGHFYEVH
- the queC gene encoding 7-cyano-7-deazaguanine synthase QueC, translating into MKKKAVVLYSGGLDSTTCMAIAQAEGFVPYAMSFAYGQRHSVEVSKAMEYAKEIGAKDHHLVEFDLRRIGGSALTSDLEVPKEGVEEGNIPVTYVPARNTIFLSFALGWAEVLGAFDIYIGVNALDYSGYPDCRPEYIAAFETLANLATREGVEGRGRYRIHTPLMTLTKGEIIRRGLQLGVNYALTHSCYDPSPEGLSCGICDSCRLRLKGFAEVGVADPIPYAGRTDKR
- the folE2 gene encoding GTP cyclohydrolase FolE2; this translates as MPDMQKARDTRNIPIDKVGVKDIRYPIVVLDKSRESQHTVARINMYVDLPHHFKGTHMSRFVEILNQYRGEISIESLDTILQDMKDRLDASCAHMELEFPYFIEKEAPASGAKGLMEYQCQMIGTLGQEADFILGATVPVTSLCPCSREISARGAHNQRSAIHVQIRYRGHVWLEDLIAWVEACGSAPVYALLKREDEKAVTEQAYDNPMFVEDIVRAVTQKLKGVEEILWFRVECENFESIHNHSAYALVEWAR
- a CDS encoding TIGR04282 family arsenosugar biosynthesis glycosyltransferase, whose protein sequence is MENVNKGGFSGGEFPLDPLRHHLGILAKEPVPGRVKTRLSPPLTSAEAAQLYEVCLRETVQRLRETGVSLTLFYAGSEAYFRRTFPDIPLQPQEGNDLGERLERALCFLFRQGAAGAALVGSDSPDIPLHLVKEAFQFLAEETALTIPALDGGYVLVGERDHHPQLFRDIPWSTAHVLAETRRRVAELNLSYRELTPWDDVDDLPSLGRLLERSPASETACFVRAHLTKYLSLIEGLKRQRG
- the tolQ gene encoding protein TolQ, with product MDLILNAGPVVKLVMLILAYFSIVSWAIIFFKFREIHRATKDSSGFLDFFWSKKRLDVIGQGLKDFRHSPLTVLFREAYQELLKDQRRRDPDEEPAFSADLGRAESVARALRRATTQETQRLEKFLTFLATTGSTAPFIGLFGTVWGIMDSFRGIGQTGSASLAVVAPGISEALVATAIGLVAAIPAVVGYNHFVNKVNVLTGEMDNFSQEFLNIVERMGRRG
- the tolR gene encoding protein TolR is translated as MEVGRRDGNSRRALSQINVTPFVDVMLVLLIIFMVTAPMMDQGVEVNLPEVAEAPTLEAANEPLILTVDKQGTISIGRSRVDNADKLVPVLEQILSTRKEKEVFLQADRDVPYGKVVQVMAAVRKAGVSKMGMVSQPPEP
- a CDS encoding TonB C-terminal domain-containing protein — its product is MKTVKQTAPSAPRSTPASGLGRMLVLSLAAHLAVILSFTVGLIPLRQTPPREVYHVDLVNLPVKDPQAGRPDARPTETKKPEPPQPALPKPVPPAPKVEAKPAPKPAPKPAQKPAVPVKPKAKPAEKKTAAPAAQSDPLKAIEEMRKRQELDKAIEDLKQKADRLSQSDTRNSVASQAPVGMPTGKGTEAGPDHQAWISKHVKAGWTLSRHQVSRLDLVAVVRLQFDARGNLRHFEFEEKTMDAPFNNSIEQAIRQLPKLPNTSGPLTLTVIFNLEDLME
- the tolB gene encoding Tol-Pal system beta propeller repeat protein TolB; the encoded protein is MMRTCWLLLVLLLVCSLPAPAAQIVISGPGKQAIPLAVTEFLPLSGQSARPEVARELDELLRGDFDFSGLFALLPRESYLSDASRLTLNSAEVNFEQWRLLGTQSLVKGGYAVRGDELIIEARLFDVGSRRMLTGRRYQGKLADLRRMGHTFADQVLKALTGEEGPFNTRIAFVGAHSGHKELYLMDVDGRNVKRITDHRSIVLNPDFSPVGKEILFTSYKGGNPDLYRKEIYSGREARFSYRRGLNIAGRYRADGKEVAATLSRDGNAEIYLIGMDSAIHKRLTNSWGIDVDPTWSPRGDEIAFVSDRLGNPHIFIVDVIKGEVRRLTREGKYNATPAWSPKGDRLVFSRLEGGVFDIYTIRPDGSDERRLTFGPGSKEHPRWSPDGRFIVYSSDPKGDKAIYIMRADGSGSRQISPAGGESRHPAWSSTW
- the pal gene encoding peptidoglycan-associated lipoprotein Pal translates to MNVRQFGKGIFLGVLVALLATGCAKKPAPGDSLESDQAGFTQETVPSDGGGFQEQSFDEQTFTEAPGLVDADVITGLERVFFEFDQYTLTEQSREVLANNAQYLKNNPGVKVVIEGHCDERGSDEYNLALGERRAAAAKNYVVSLGVAEDRMTIISYGEEIPLDPRTSEEAWAKNRRAEFKAVR
- the ybgF gene encoding tol-pal system protein YbgF: MKGWKVIVLLGMLAVMTAGCIPTQRDLRMERDLEEMKRRLASFERNAALQRQAAPGERRLDDVGRQVADLQAALDTLRVDVQAVSGRMEDLSRQREESRQEMALIRDDLSLKVSSLEDRMAGLTAGAIPPAGSTMSASSPEFLYEEGLALIRQQGNFVEGRKRMSDFVQNHAAHPLAVNAMYWIGEAYYGEKKYENAILQFQDVIQKYPDNPKAAAAMLKQGLAFHALGDVKNAKVIMQKVMETYPKSVEAEKARERLAVW
- a CDS encoding RT0821/Lpp0805 family surface protein, with the translated sequence MKKALALLTLLTMLLTSCAPTAGPKEETGTLLGATGGALLGAQVGSGRGRLVAVAVGTLAGALLGQEIGRSLDRADRLAMEQNAQYALEYTRTNQTTNWVNPDSGNSGTFTPVRTYQAAENQYCREYQQTVIIGGQQQLAYGTACRQPDGSWLIVK